In Amaranthus tricolor cultivar Red isolate AtriRed21 chromosome 3, ASM2621246v1, whole genome shotgun sequence, a single window of DNA contains:
- the LOC130807279 gene encoding G-type lectin S-receptor-like serine/threonine-protein kinase At4g27290 has product MEISSMLSVLIPFFFLIPSIINARDSITPTQPLKDSNQNIISLNGQFELGFFNLSNRRYLAIKYRNIAPDSIIWVANRNSPLNDTSGILTITSQGTLLLTANNTKNTSSPKLIWRANGPNPTGSINPIARLLDNGNLVVGDYLWQSFDYPGNTLMPTMKFGWNIETGVDRSMSSWKSDDDPSEGQYHFKFDHSGYPQMFLKSQNVTVYRTGPWNGVRFSGAPNLKQNSFYTFDFIINEKEVYYQYNLTDLKVSTRMLLRTNGNIDRFIWNDKVNGWIQYLTTQLDSCDRFNLCGPYAICNINNSPVCGCLDGFKPKDPNAWETAYWNDGCVRSVKLECNSDGFKKVSGLKLPDTRKVYYNKSLNLKECEKLCHKNCSCTAFTNSDIRNGGSGCFLWFGELIDTRYYSKQDGQDLYVRMAASQLGSHSTTRKLVSILVPVLIFITGSIFIFVWLKRKGKREDFFPEQELSRSHMSASHTQDNDLELPFFDILTMNKATDNFSSKNELGKGGFGIVYKGILSDGQEIAVKRLSKHSNQGVQEFKNEASCMIKLQHRNLVRLLGCCIHEEEKLLVYEYMPNTSLDLLLFDKTKNCQLDWPIRFNIINGIARGLVYLHHDSRLRIIHRDLKTSNILLDNDFNPKISDFGMARIFGGSEADLENTKRIVGTYGYMAPEYAIDGHFSTKSDVFSFGVLLLEIVSGKKNREFSHPTHGLNLLGHAWKLYNEERSMELLDSSVEESANVPEIMRVIQMGLLCVQKSPEKRPSMSMVVLMLGSTISLPNPNEPGFFIEREIDCPSSSSNFNKSINEITITFMDGR; this is encoded by the exons ATGGAAATTTCTAGCATGCTTAGCGTCCTAATACCATTTTTCTTCCTTATACCCTCAATCATCAATGCTAGAGATTCCATTACCCCAACTCAACCTCTCAAAGACTCAAACCAAAACATCATTTCCCTAAATGGGCAATTTGAATTGGGATTCTTCAATCTCAGTAATCGAAGATACTTAGCCATTAAGTATCGTAACATTGCCCCAGATTCCATCATTTGGGTAGCTAATAGAAACTCTCCTTTAAATGATACCTCAGGAATCCTTACCATTACCTCTCAAGGAACCTTACTTCTAACTGCAAATAACACTAAAAACACCTCCTCTCCTAAACTCATTTGGAGGGCTAATGGCCCGAACCCAACGGGTTCAATAAACCCAATAGCCCGCCTTCTCGACAACGGAAATCTAGTAGTTGGTGATTACTTATGGCAGAGTTTTGATTATCCAGGGAATACCCTTATGCCCACTATGAAATTTGGGTGGAATATTGAAACAGGTGTGGACAGATCTATGTCTTCATGGAAATCAGATGATGATCCATCAGAAGGGCAATATCATTTCAAGTTTGATCATTCTGGGTATCCTCAAATGTTCTTAAAGAGCCAAAATGTTACAGTTTATAGGACAGGTCCTTGGAATGGGGTGAGATTTAGTGGGGCCCCTAATTTAAAACAGAATAGTTTTTACacatttgattttattatcaatgaaaaagagGTTTATTACCAATACAATTTAACTGATCTAAAAGTTTCAACAAGGATGTTATTAAGAACAAATGGAAATATAGACAGATTTATATGGAATGATAAAGTAAATGGGTGGATTCAATACTTAACTACACAGTTAGATTCATGTGATAGGTTTAATTTATGTGGGCCATATGCGATTTGTAATATCAATAATTCTCCTGTTTGTGGGTGTTTAGATGGGTTTAAGCCTAAGGATCCAAATGCTTGGGAAACAGCTTATTGGAATGATGGGTGTGTTAGAAGTGTGAAATTGGAGTGTAATAGTGATGGGTTTAAGAAGGTTTCTGGGTTGAAATTGCCTGATACAAGAAAAGTGTATTATAATAAGAGCTTGAATTTAAAAGAATGTGAGAAATTGTGTCATAAGAATTGTTCTTGTACTGCTTTTACTAATTCTGATATTCGCAATGGTGGGAGTGGTTGTTTTTTGTGGTTTGGTGAGTTGATTGATACGAGGTATTACAGTAAACAGGATGGGCAAGATCTTTATGTTCGTATGGCTGCTTCTCAATTGG GCAGTCATTCAACTACGCGAAAATTAGTGAGCATTCTCGTTCCTGTGCTTATCTTTATTACcggatcaattttcatttttgtttggcTCAAAAGAAAAG GAAAACGGGAAGACTTTTTTCCAGAACAAGAATTATCGAGATCACATATGTCGGCATCACACACTCAAGATAATGATTTAGAATTGCCTTTCTTTGATAtattaacaatgaataaggcAACGGAtaatttttcatcaaaaaatGAGTTGGGAAAAGGAGGATTTGGAATCGTTTACAAG GGTATATTGAGCGATGGGCAAGAAATAGCCGTGAAAAGGCTTTCAAAGCACTCCAATCAAGGAGTACAAGAATTTAAAAATGAAGCATCCTGCATGATTAAACTTCAACATCGTAACCTTGTAAGACTTCTTGGATGCTGCATACATGAGGAAGAGAAGTTGTTGGTTTACGAGTACATGCCAAATACAAGCTTGGACTTACTACTTTTTG ACAAAACTAAAAACTGTCAATTAGATTGGCCCATAAGGTTCAATATCATCAATGGGATAGCTCGTGGGCTTGTTTATCTTCACCATGACTCGAGGCTAAGAATTATACATAGAGATCTTAAGACTAGCAATATCTTACTTGATAATGATTTCAACCCCAAGATTTCAGATTTTGGAATGGCAAGAATCTTTGGAGGAAGTGAGGCTGATCTAGAAAATACCAAGAGAATTGTTGGCACATA tgGTTATATGGCTCCAGAATATGCAATTGACGGACACTTCTCTACAAAATCTGATGTCTTTAGCTTTGGTGTGTTGCTGCTAGAGATAGTGAGTGGGAAGAAAAACAGAGAATTTAGCCACCCTACTCATGGCCTTAATCTTCTTGGGCAT GCATGGAAACTCTATAATGAAGAAAGATCCATGGAGTTGTTGGATTCATCGGTGGAAGAATCAGCCAATGTACCTGAAATAATGCGAGTAATACAAATGGGTCTATTATGTGTACAAAAATCACCTGAAAAACGACCAAGTATGTCAATGGTGGTTTTAATGTTGGGAAGCACAATCTCATTGCCTAATCCTAACGAGCCTGGTTTTTTTATTGAGAGAGAAATTGATTGTCCATCTTCATCGTCTAattttaataaatcaattaacgAAATTACTATTACCTTCATGGATGGTAGGTGA